The following nucleotide sequence is from Aedes aegypti strain LVP_AGWG chromosome 3, AaegL5.0 Primary Assembly, whole genome shotgun sequence.
atttaattccgtcgactcaatgacatttccatttacataatgacagctcatcCCGGAGTAAAATTTgacgaggggtgattcaaacgcgatttccatactaaattcaaacgtgttttaaaaatagttccaggacacggaaaattatgaaactttggattctggctcagtttttaacgtagaatcagaatatgtaaaaaacaggatacccttaaacaagccaattgtcGATCAATATTTGGAAAAGAGTACACTGGACCCCTTTTAccaaaaaagaatagtacagAAATTTTAAAGGCaaaaaagagtacatgtactctaaaaagagtacgtctggtaaccctacagaccgagggttcagccttgacaagttaagctgtcaggcagctccaactgaataccatacaaaaaacaaaaaaaatacttattatACAATATGAAACAATACGGTGGTGATAGaggagtgcttcgtgaggcccaagcaggacagttttgatttcgcgcgttttcgtcgccggagaatttttttttccttgatttggagcgtcttgctgggtagtgctttgtgaggcccaagcaggacagttcggtggttcggttttgcgtcgtccgatagattttactcacaatttcgcgcgtgttttcgtcgccggagatttttttttgtcctgatttggagcgtcttgctgggtaggtatttgagaAGGCCCatgcaagacggtttgttttcggtacgccaagaagttttgctgttagtgtcagttttgtgttcagtcgagaatggattaccaactggtgagttcgtttcatgcttctgataacacattttttcttgaaagcgtaacttttatgtaatattaaatcaaactttgtatggttcgtcactataagtgtcggcattatgcttttttcttatacaatttcaatttacatatatttttctctttttgacattattaaaaattatcttttgaattgttcgacattgtgaatgttgacgtatttcctaagacttctaccatatcgagacaaaatgcacagtaatactcatatgtcattttcaaacaaactatgtatggttcgtcactacaagtgtcggcattattcctgtttcatataatttaaaatatatacatgtaattttcagttttcgtcattaataaaaacatcttttgaattgttcgacattatagatgttgacgtattttttaaatcgtCTACTAAAAACTTCaggagacaaaaatacaaaactagcatTAAATATAAgccgtatatttcccccttgtccatggatcgcatcatcgaccagaggtgactcccagatcttttcctccctcactaataaacacccctctcgtggtgattgtggagatgcagaggtattctcggtctctagaagcaacaatcattacaccctaacattccttccccatcccaactgactgtaaggacttggccggcgccgttattgatcaataatattagatctgctaaaattgcacttcgagagtaagcggaaactcccatcccttattcatttggatcgtagtgcaattcttaccagttccgatcaatcacggagtagcaaccattgacatgtacactgcccataaacacataattgtcccatgtgaataggaatcCAAGCAAACATGAGACTGACATgtgtttatgggcagtacagtcagtctatgctatgctatgctaatatGAAACAATACGGTGGTGATAGAAACAGTCCTCAAGACATTTCTGGGTTTGATAAAAGCGTTCCGGCCGGCCccattcttctttctggcgttacgtccccaatgggacagagcctgtttctcagcttagtgttcttatgagcacttccacagttatcaactgagagcttactatgccaatgaccatttttgcatgcgtatatcgtgtggcaggtacgaagatacgctatgccctggaaattcgagaaaatttccaatccgaaaagacctcgaccggtgggattcaaacccacgaccctcagcttggtcatgtcgaatagctgcgcgtttaccgctacggctatctgggccccataggAAAAGTATTTTTGAATCACCTGCACTGCCCCTAAGCACGTTGGTGAATATGAAACACAGGTACTCAGGCGGGTAAGTTTTGATTAGCCTGATTTCGACAAAACAGTTGGACATTTCTTAGATCCATAATGTTGGCTTTTCATTGGACATTCTTAATTCTCAGCATTAGATATTGCACTGCATAACCAGTCGACGATACCAGTGGTGATATGCTAATTCCCATGTCGGCCCAAAAAGCCTCCCCTCCATGTCGTTAGAAAGATGAACCCTCCGGAAATTTCGTTGATAGGTAATTGATCAGAAGACGAAAGTTGGGGGAAGCTATTtatcttatttttaatttagacTCTCATAAGGATTAGATATGTTTCTATCGCAAATCGCACCAGAAGCATTCtagacaaaaatgaaaaacaacatttgttatggaGTGGAGAGGTTCAAAACACTGTAATTTGTAGCATTTCTTTTTCTTATGGATGCAagattacagaaatcataataGGCATAGGTTTACTTGAATTTCGTCGTAATCTACTAGTGGGGCTGTTATGCaggtactttcaatatgggacgcacatgatttggtatttttttcgcattttgtccatacaaagatACAATTTTATGCATGATACCATGAAGTACACTAATAATAAACATGAATCATGAAGAAAactcaaaagtgacaaaaattcaaatgggactgttatgcgagtatgggcagtcaAGTTATtgcctaatggaatccctggctACGCTTATTGAAGGTATTTGCTTTGATATGGGTGAGCTAAACTAAATTGATTCTCTTTCTAGATCGGCAATCTACTTCGACATGGGGGAGTACGAGCTCAGTTTGGCCAACATTGCTCTCGCTAAGAAACACAATTATCCGGAACGCTTGATGCCCAAGTTGCTCACGAGGGAGCATAACAGCAAGGAGAAGATTGCCACCGGCCATTCCAAGTTGGCAATGCGATGTCCTTCGCTCGCAATGAAAGTCGAATCCCATCCTAAGCGCCCCTTTATGGCTGCCGGCATTGTCCAGAAGGAATTGCCCATCTACGGGAGGTCTCTGGTGGCGGAGCGCCCATTCAAAGCAGGTGACGTGATCCTGCATGAAAAAGCCTGGATGGCAGCGATTAGTCCAGAGCTCAAGTACCAGAATTGCAATCGCTGCTCGATCGCTAACTTCCACAGCTTGATTCCATGTCCGAACTGTGTTTCGATCATGTACTGCAGCGAGAAGTGTCTGGAAGAGGACTTGAAGTACAGTCACAGATTCGAGTGTGGCATAAGTGAGAAGCTGCATCACATATCCTACGGAAGCAGTCGAATTTTAATGGGTCCCCGAGCTTTCTTCTATGGGTTGACCCTTTTCAAGGATAATCTGGAAGATATGATGAAATTCTGTGAAGCGAATGGCAGAGATGGAGCAGATCCGTTGACCTTGGATTACTCGAACTACGACCCGTTGGAGGAATTCAAAATCTTCCACAAAGTAAAGCTTCCGACTAACAATTTCCTGTACGAGGATTCATTCCGGTTCTACGCGGCCGTTTACTACTCAGTCTACATGAAGCATCCACTTGTGCGCTCCCTCGTCGTCACCAAACCCCAGAAAGACTTCATGCTTCGGTCCTTCCTGGACTACACGCGTATCATCGGGTTCCTAATCATTGGACCCCGACAGAACTTCACCAACCAGCTCTTCTCGATTGCTTCCGTCTGTAACCATTCCTGCGACCCGAACACGCTTGCGGCCGTCCATTTTGACCAGCTCAAGCTCATCGCCCTCCGACCCATAGCAGCGGACGAGCAGATTCAAATCTCCTACGGACCCCTGGCCATCAAGAACACCGATAACGAACGGCGCCAAACGCTCACCATGTACCACTTCGATTGCATTTGTGACTCGTGTGACGCGGCCAAGGCGCGCCGCAAGAAGGCAGCCGGCAAGAAACTCCCACCGGTCCCGCTCAAACATCTGATGGCATTGAACCAGCTGCTCGAGGATGGTGACGCGGACGATGCGGCCAAGTTGACCATGCTGCAGCAGTTTGCTAACCGGTACATGTACACATACCCTGGGGAGAACTACATGGACATGATAGACATCTACCGGAAAGTCCTGGCCATTACGTTCACCAAAGAGATGGAGGACCATAGGCGCAACATTGCTGTTAAAATGGCTTGATTTCTCCGATGATTTACGATTATTGcaattgtttcttttttttaatgttcagATGGATTGGAATAATTTGCAACTTGCAAactttttgttgaataaactcGTTGAAActcaatttttaactttttttttattcttaatcCCGGGACAAGCCTTGAAAGTAGTGTGGTTATTTGATTATATTGGATGCTTCCATGGGGCGAGAGACggaatcaagatcaatcgtgtccggttcgcgttgtgcgagtgTGAGAagatacagtaatgacccgattatgtcagcccccgattttgtctacccctgattttagcatccttttttgctcgattttgtcagcctaaaatttattatttgattTCATCAAAGTAAACACGGTTATACTGGtaatattgggtgcataaagtcaattatgaccttgaccaagtctatacaatcatcttaAGACCGAAATTTTACAATTTGAACTAATTTGAActaattatccaagaaactgatcaatgttaccttggacTACGGTACGTAGAAAtcggaagtaaaaaaaaacaatgtttatattaacaaaatcataaaactaatcTCTCAAGTTAATATAAAACTTTTAacctgtcgaaaaaaaaaatcccgattttagctcttccccgattttgtcaaccccaaatgcagcatggggctgacaaaatcgggacattactttGTTCGTTTTCAGTCGAGGATGAACACTAATGAGCTTGTTTCATGCTTTTGATAACACACATTTATATCATAGAAACGCTATCGTTATGTaactttcaaacaaactatggattgTTTGTCACTACAAACCATTGTTCCAGTTTTAGGACTAAAAGAGCACTGGCTGAGGGAAGGTTGTGCATTTTTAACGTGGtactcaaataatgaaaaaatgtggaaatatcAAAGTAAAATCGACGAAAAATACAAATCCGAACGTAGAAAAGAGCAAAGTCGCGAGTGCAAGTTAAATTTCAGTTGGAAAATGgattaaaagttaaaaatttagaatttaaaaaagtggaattgatgtgaaaaaaaaatgattggcgACAGCATGCGCGGGGGAAGCGATTAGTGTATGAGTGAACGCGGTCTTAGTAGTAGTGGTAGTGAAAGGTAGGACGGGTGGACGTGGTGTGGTGAGAGAGGTGAATGTGTGGAGAATTTTTGCTTGCGAGTCTTACCCACACCAACTGATTAAAGCGATTAAAGTGATCGTTCGGAAGCGGGAAAGAGAAGCGGGTATGAGCAAGATGACGGTACGATTAGAAAACTGGGCATGTACAGTGGTCTTCAATTGGAGTGTTGCAAATTTAATacagtgcccgttcgattttggcaactctACCGTTCGATCTTCATTTGGAGCAGCCCGGCAAGCGGGTACAGTTTCCGCATAGCAGAAgtgttttattttggctttcGGTTCGTTGGAAGGaagttttttttcggttttcgggcAGTGCAGTTTGAGAAGCCCAACAAGTGGATTTGATTTTCGTATCGCTTTATCGGAGGAgtagaagttgttttttttctcggtttttgaACAGTTTCGCATAAATGATACTTTATAGCTAATGGTGAAATAGTTCGACGACATCGTTGCGACGACCAGCTTCAAAATACTacaaggataaaaaaaaacggtgagatcttttcatgatgaattgtgttatttgattatatttccaatgttatatgcattttgggttgggtgggaccatcagggcatccgattgaagcgagatggataggaagagtgaaactgtcaacttcctatcactaacatttcttcttcCCATCTTTTGGGTCTTTCTGACAagcaagggcttgattgtacgactgttcgtgtgaacttacttttggaaggagattctttttcctTGCGGGTTTcacgtaagtgtctctgcttacgggtccgccattcCTTTTTGGGCCCTTCAGACAGGAGTATGATTGAATACGAATAGTTAtacaatcttgaacaaattgttttgttagaataGGCCATTGCTACTGgtggataccttgctacaatagatggcagcctatatcatcatcatcatcatcacaaaCCATTGTTccagttttatataattttgattCACAcgtatattttttatcattactAAAACTAAGGGGTGATTCatcaattacgtaagacaattttcggggtttttcaacccccctctcCCCATGATaaggttttttgtatgaaaattaaaaataaattgtatggcgcgtaagaaatttcaaaaccaccctccccccataaacccttacataattaatggacagcccctaacctttgaatagttagACATTATGAATGGCGAAGTTCTTTTTCAATGTAAGTAAAAGCCGTATTCtttctccttatccatggatcgcatcctGTGGCACCACCAACCAAAGGTGATTCCCAGatctcactaataaacacctccttcgtggtgattgtggagatgcagggGTATTCTCGatttctagaagcaacaatcattacacattACACCCTCCCCATCTCAACTGACTGTAATGACTCCGTCATTGATCAAAATCTGGCAAAAAGTACACTTCGAGAATATTCATTTGAAAGTGCAGtttttaccagttccgatcaatcatggAATAGTAACCAAAATAAACCGTCTGAAACCGTTAGTAGCCTATTAACGTACGAATTATTTTACATTCTTAGTACCTGATCACCTGATTCTTTCTGGAGTATCGCAATATGGTAAGAGTATGCAATAGACtagcccagctcagtatgggagaaaaataaagttgtatgattccacggggcaccccccaggattatttcttggggttagacaaagcctttctgaaaaattcagctcatttggtcgttccatgagctggcgcatttgaattgaagttaatatgggattttcagctcaaacttaTGAGCAACAGCCCATCatgtactgtttggttcaggaaaattgatgatcgcgttcaattgaacccagaatgtcaaaaacactacttgatgtaatagcgaagaatattgtagaagattgtaccatgatcaaaattaataaagttggtgttttaactatctgaagtatatcatgcaacactgcttgtatttcttcaacatagcttggaggtagccactaatcgcatcatagccacctatgacgctgggcgagctgaggcacatgtcgcatgcatataagtgactgtacgggagtgctgatctaagcctaactttcaacaactgaaagagtaatgaaaatgagattaaatccagttacaaccttctgcaattatgttcatttgggtatcaactagtgtatttgtcattctgggcttatttgaacgcgaacaattagtatacggaacgaaacagtgacattgggtcaatgctcaatatatttgaaatgaatatcccatacaaacttcaaatcgaatgcgccagctggtgaagcaaccaattgagttgaaattttgagagagcgtttttcttaccctaaggctcatatctagggggtgccccgttgagttttacaacttttttgtttaagagcCAGTTTAGTATGGAAAAACCGTCATATATATGGAAATCTACGGTCAATTTCTTTTACAGAACACAGTGGGTTATACGATcgcaaaatagtgaaaaaataagaagacttattttttcgcaaatgttTGAAGGCGCTATGACGTATTAAAAAGTGACAAGTTATTTATAGATAGATTTGAAATTAATGAAAACCAAATTCAATAGGAATTTAAGTATATTCCTCAGATAACCCcagaattttcattggaatttcccCAGGATGCCCATAGAATCATCACGGGATTCCCATATGACTATTCCTGTAGTATTTCACACAAGGTTGTCAGAGAATTCTCTCATGACTCTTATTAGATTCTTACATGATTCACCCGCTCATGATTTTCACAGGATTCTCCTAGGAATTCAAATTGTTTGGCACATATCTCTCACAGGATACACTTCGAACTCACGCCGGGTCCTCTCAGAATTTCCGGAAGATTCCCACATGACATTCACAAGAATCCcaatgttattattattatctttattaacgagatttggaATCCCAATGTTTTTTACACAATTTGCTTACTTTTTACGTAGTATTTCCTCAACATTTGCACAGTATTTCAACATAAATCTCACAGGATTCCCTTAAAATTTTCACTGAAAGCCCGGGATTCTAACAGGACTCCTTGGATTTCCATTCGCACTGGAATGCCAGAATCCTCACTGGAATAACAGAATCCACACTAGCATACCAGACCCAAGCAGCACACATTGTTACAAGTAAGTAACAGCAACCACTACTTAACATATTCATTAGTTACAATAGAAAACATTGTAAGGTGGAAAAATACTGCTgtgtaaccgaaaaagcgcaaaaaagtCGAGTCGAATACTCTTTGGAATCTCAAAATCCATACTGTCGAATCCGATCCATACAGTGAATCCAAGAATCCACTCTGGAGACTCAATTGGTAACCCAACATCCACACTGAAATTCTAGGACCCACACCGGAAATCTAGTACCCatactgaaatcccaggatctaCACTGGAGTCTGGGAATTCACACCGCAATCCTAGCATCCGCAGTGGAATCCCAGATTTCATGGAAACCAAGGATCCATGCTccaatccacactgaaatcgcAATATCCACACTGGAATGCCAAGGTGTACACTGGAATCTCAATATCATTACTAAAATCTCAGGTTCCACACTGGAAATCCACAATACACGTTATAATCCCAGGATTCAAACTGGAACACCAGggttcacactggaatcccaatatcCACACTGCAAGATTCACGCTGACTAATTACGATCCGCAGTACAGTCCCAGGATCCAaactgaaaaacaacaaatcacaCTGGAATCTCAAGATCAATATATAAATTAGAAGCCTAGGGTTCACAATGTAGTAACGCAATccacggggccttccttagccgagtggttagagtccgcggctacaaagcaaagccatactgtaggtgtctgggttcgattcctggtcggtccaggatcttttcgtaatggaaatttccttgacctccctgggcatagagtataatcgtacctgccacacgatatacgaatgcgaaaatggcaactttgtcaaagaaagctctcagttaataactgttgaagtgcacataagaacaccaagctgagaggcatgctctgtcccagtgagaacgtaatgccaaaaagaaaaagaagacttagtcgagtctagtacacgacactgaagacggccttacagttgaggtcgaaatacgcgtatctatcaaaggatacaaactctagtggaattaaatgatacagtactaaattcggttttttcatctacttaattgTTGATAGTTTTTCAAAGTGGATAGAGTTGGACTGGATGAAATACGGTACAGACGCTGAGAGAGTGATTCGTAAGTTTGTTGCTCTGTTTGTCCGCTTTGGTCTACCAGACGTAGTAGTTACTGATGGAGGGCCTCCATTCAATTCTCATGCATTTGTTTCCTTTTTGGAGAAACAGGGAATTAAAGTTATGAAAAGCCTACCATATCATCCGGCAAGCAATGAACAAGCAGAAAGGTCCGTAAAACTAGTAAAAGAAGTACTTTTAAAGTTCCTGTTAGACAAAGAAGTAATGAACCTACAAATGGAAGACCAAATAAATATATATCTTTTTAACTACAGAAATAGCTGTTTGACAAAAGAGGGAAGTTTCCCTTCGGAAAAAGTGTTCAACTATACACCTAAAACTATAACAGATTTGATAAATCCTAAGAAAGCAAATGTACCAAAAATCAATAACGATGCTAACTATAGTGAAGTTGGTGTTAATCCAAAGACGACGAGTAATCGAACTAGATCCATGGCTACCGTAGATCCTATATTCAAGCTAAAAACAGGGGAAACGATATGGTATAAATATAACAATTCAAAGGATTTAACTAGGTGGATAGAGGCTAAATTTGTAAGACCATGTTCTCCGACTGTTTTTCAGATCTTAATTGGAAACGTGGTGGCAAAGGCCCACAGAGGAcaattaaggcccaagtaaaaatggtgcaaaagtcaaaactgaaaaagcagttttctctttttaaatagaccaatcaaagaaaataaaaacacacagctctttcatttgccaaataaaaaggctgtgtgtttttattttcctcaatttgttgttttaaaaagagaaaactgcttgttcagttctgacttttgtgccattttttcttgcaccttaaggATTCCTAAGACAGTAGCGAAGCCAACACCGCTAAACCTGACGACTCCATGCAGGAAGAATTACAAGCGTGCCCGTTCGATTTCCAATGAGGAAGATTTTCCTGGATATGGAGAAGATGGCGTTGCGACACGAAAGCGTCGTGGTCTGGAAGTCGAGAAAGAAGGGGCCGGAAACGAAGGTGTAATATCTCCAGTGGTACGAAGGTCCAAACGGCTATTAGACAAGAATAAGACAAGAACTACTTGAATTCTATAATCGATATAAGCGTAAAACGCATTCGAGTTGAATAATAAATGAATTGCTAGATCTGAAATATTGTGAGCAATCAAAATAACTGAGTGCATTAAAATGCATTCGGAATCTTTTATTGGGGTGAGAATTGTGGAGTCCATGAAATGACCAGATACAAGTAGAACCCCTTTATCTATTTATGATACAAACACATGAGAATGAAGTGGTGTGCTATGAACACATATTTATTATATACAAACTCTGAATAAATACCGCTCtcgggtctaccccgtttggcataatgccatatggcataatgccgtttggcatacagtcgtttggcatacagtcgtttggcataatagctgtttggcataatgccatttggcataacggtcgtttggcataatcgccatttggcataatagccgtttggcataattgtaaATAGCATTGCATTTAATCAAATTCGTTCCATTAGGCAAAGGAGGTTTTGATAAACTGCTCGTGATCGCACATTCTGCTGTCAGTTATTAATAGGACATAcataaaatcttcatttttaaaAGGAAACCAACATATAATGAAACTCTTTTATAATTGCATCATACATGACTTCCGGGGCCATTATGTACGAGATATTATAgcgcatttttttaacaaatagtGTCCAACGCCTGAGTTATGTCATGTTATTTGAAAAAAGAAGgaacataatgttttatgacGCATCTTATGGCCCTGGATattactatactgcccataaacgcataattgtcccatgtgaataggaaatccagcaaacatgggactgacatgcgtttatgggcagtataccattgcagaattttctttttcaaattatgccaaacgaccattatgccaaacgactattatgccaaacaactgttatgccaaacgactattatgccaaacggctttatgccaaacgactgtatgccaaacggcattatgccaaatggcattatgccatacGGGGTAGACCCGGCCAATTTAACACATTTTCAGCTCAAAACACTGTATCAAGATTTATACTCTTGTAAATTTTTGGGGTAGCTTCAATTGATCTTATGTTGTAGAATTTAAATAAATGCCTACataaaactaaattttaaatttaaatgaatacttCAACATGCATTTGAGGAAAGTTATTATATCAAATAATCAAACGATGTACCTATCTGTATCTGTATCGACCTTTATAAATGAAACACTCGGATGCCTTCATTAGTTAAGATGTCGTCTGTGCAGTTAAAGCTGAATCACAGATTTTCCtttttttggtattcgacattaattttaaattttgatgcgGATCTTTACATGCGTTTGATGTTCTATTTTCTACGAAGGGGACTTGTAGTGTAGCTACAACATAGATGCTCAGTTGTCCGAATGAAAACGAGGGTGGGATATTTCACATAATGActtttcgcataaggacgtttggcataatagaaaTTCCGCATAATGAGAGTTATATGCCTTCTGTTAATTGCTCTTGTATGGTTTATGCGAAGCGTCTGTTATGCTAAACGTCCTTATGTGAAATGGACCTTTAGCACAAATGCTAATTTGTAAGCAACAGCAGTTCTGTAAATTGCATCATCTTATTGATACGGAGTTTGAAATCTAAAGAAtttttgcaatcatttctccCGACTATGTTAGGTT
It contains:
- the LOC5571975 gene encoding uncharacterized protein LOC5571975; the protein is MDALTELLYAYMAAQQSQSPSNLAHALRINQKPMSLYTTEFLRLAPHLAKSDVVAYRNYVLKNGPFIDETVAPDLIKSNKRAADVRQAGNRHFLAKDYLEALEKYNESICWADGPDSEDLGIGYANRSAIYFDMGEYELSLANIALAKKHNYPERLMPKLLTREHNSKEKIATGHSKLAMRCPSLAMKVESHPKRPFMAAGIVQKELPIYGRSLVAERPFKAGDVILHEKAWMAAISPELKYQNCNRCSIANFHSLIPCPNCVSIMYCSEKCLEEDLKYSHRFECGISEKLHHISYGSSRILMGPRAFFYGLTLFKDNLEDMMKFCEANGRDGADPLTLDYSNYDPLEEFKIFHKVKLPTNNFLYEDSFRFYAAVYYSVYMKHPLVRSLVVTKPQKDFMLRSFLDYTRIIGFLIIGPRQNFTNQLFSIASVCNHSCDPNTLAAVHFDQLKLIALRPIAADEQIQISYGPLAIKNTDNERRQTLTMYHFDCICDSCDAAKARRKKAAGKKLPPVPLKHLMALNQLLEDGDADDAAKLTMLQQFANRYMYTYPGENYMDMIDIYRKVLAITFTKEMEDHRRNIAVKMA